From the Juglans microcarpa x Juglans regia isolate MS1-56 chromosome 3D, Jm3101_v1.0, whole genome shotgun sequence genome, the window TTCAGAATCTCTATAacaccctctataacaatctctctgagaaaatgatACCTGgcatcaatgtgcttcgttctctcatgatacatttgatttttggtcaaatgtatggCACTCTAACTGTCACATAATACTGAAATCTCATCACTAatcaagcctttcaaccaaatggcctccttaacagccttTGCTACTGGCATGTACTCTGCCTCTGTAGTTGATAAAGTAACAatggattgcagtgttgctttccaactgataGCAGACCCGCAcaaagtgaaaacataacctgtcaatgaacttcttttatctaagtccctagcataatcagaatcaacatAACCAATAACTCTGGAATTGAAATcaacatctctatcaaatattaagcCAAAGTCCAAAGTTCCTCTcaaatacctgagtatccatttcacagcctgccaatgagtcttacctggATTAGCGATATACCTGCTCACAACgctcactgcctgtgaaatgtctggacgagtgcaaaccattgcatacattatACTGCCAACTGTACTGAAATAAGCAACACTAGCCATGAACCGTTCCTCCTCGTCTGTCTTAGGAGATAGGGAAGCTAAAAGTTTAAAGTGTGTAGTAAGTagtgtacttactggtttggaatcagacattccaaatctctgaagaactttctcaatgtactttctctggaacaagtacaactttccagctttcctatctctgtgGATCTCCAtccccaaaatcttctttgcagcacctaagtctttcatctcaaactcatttctgagttgggttaGACGCCTCTATCACATAGATTTGTTATTCTGTTTCTTGATTACCTTGTGAGCATGCAAGGGAGGAAAAAGATCATGGATGAAATATCAGTGGCTCTAATTACTCGCCACCGCCAGTACCGTCGAGGAAACTCGAGCTCATCAAAATCATGAAGAGTAATTCCATAACTTGTTTCATTCTCTGGAAAGTGAGCATGCATCATGCATTCTGAAAAGTTTTGGGGGACGAAATACAAGATTAATTAATGATGGGAAAACTAAAACATACAATGATCAGCAAGTGATATGTGGTGTCAAACAGTTTTATACAGAAACAAGTTCTCaactatttatttaaaaataaacaaataaataaaaaagaagaattaagaggattctaattttattgaaaaatcttCATTTATGACATAGGAATACCTTATTATAATAAGAAGCTTGAGAACAAGTTCGTTATTCCTAATTCTACGAATACCATGCATTCAGAATCCAAACAAACGGATCACTCCATCACAGGAATTCAGTGGGTAAGCACATACATATTTTCAAACGCATCTTTATAAGATGAAGACCTCCGAAACGTCATACAATTGAAGCAGTCTTGAAACACCGACTtggcttattttttttcttttctttttttcagaaAAGCACCCCAAGCTGCTTGTATAGTCAAAACTGCTGCTTCTGTGGTACTAGCAGGCAGTTTGGTCTTCCGCTTGGAAAGTAGAGTCTTCAAGTCGTTGGCCATTAGACCAAAGGCTTCAACTTTTGTATGAGTCTTGAGAGTTTCGGTAGAGATTGGGAGCTTGGATAGGCTGAGTAGTGAGGTGGAGTGATCGAGACCCCATTGAAGAAGTTGCACTCCATAGAAATTACCCTGTTCAATACACTCGATGCATATGGTTTCCTCACTTTTACTAGTTGGGAATTTCCATACAATGCCTTGTGTAAAACCCGGCTCTTTGCTTCACTCACGTACGTGTTTCACGCCTCTCATTTCCGTCACACAAATAACaccatctttcctttttcttcatgCACGTTTCCTTCCCTTGGTTTTAAGTATTCTGTTTTCTAATTATAGCCAATATATAGATTAAGTTTTTCTCAACCCTAATTACTCTTCCTTTGTTCTTTTTGCGCCGCAGCCTCCCAAACCGTTCGGTCATCACCTCCACAGTCACACGAAATACACTCCTCAAGCCGTGCACCACCATCCTCATCGTGTAAGCCCTATCCCAGTGCATCTCCGAAAAGCAGAGCAACAGCCAGCCAACGAGTCGCCACCTTTCCCTCGTCCTCTCACcgtgtgtctctctctcatttctttctcttgccCTCGCAGCTAGTGACCAAGCGCCACCCTCGTCCGCCGTAGCCAGCCCCAGCTCCACCCCGTCGTGCTCCTCCACCTCTCCGTAAGTGCTTCCGCCGCACTGTGTGAAGTAATAAATTTTTGtgtacttacatatatatatatataggtagatgtatacgtaaatttatttttctggtgtaaatagatatatatatgtgtgtatatatatgcggATGTAACCAATTTTTctggtgtaaatatatatatatatgtatatatatatatatacgaatgTAAACGTAAATTATGTTAACTTAATAGTaggaaataatattgttttgtttttattttctgtccTCGTATAGTACGCCTCCAAGGTTAGTGTTAGGGTGTTAGCTTAATTAAGTTTATGTTATGTACTTCGgatttgaaatcatgagtatattGCGTGGGTTgtaaagtatgttttatttaggCGTAGacacatgaatttattttgtaaatggGTATTTTTTCTAGGGCTTATATTCTATTGGAATAGTTAATGAGTAGATTGATAAGTAAcacttaaaaagaatattttaacatatcctttttaaaagaatatctttgatttattattatttaaacaaaagtatgaatttctaattataatgaatttattttagttatgttactttgtattataaattatagtaagatctcttccgtaaataaattagaattaaatgtTTAGTCGAAGCcggatattgatgagtttagaaagtgatgttggtatggtgagaataatgagaattttgagtttgaggaattaaaaataggctattttagaagttgtaggcttgaatatcgaaatacgagatttatTAGAGACTTAtggaaatttacgtgattatcttataggtgacgattaatttttgttcggcattgttgaggaaattttcgaaaagctaagaagtccaggtaaacggggttcctatgctagatttgccaaaaaggaaatgaactgagattgatttgtaaaaatgtgcatgttgttttaaaaagaaaaagtgaaaacaacctcagtatatgttttgcattccctcatgagatacgtatgaaagagaaaagaaatgtttttgacatgaaatgtgtggacatgagcaatatttgacatgtttctgaaatttgcaaaagagcgaatatgatatcattgaaaattttatgcatgtgatatgaaatgatttggatctgtttttgatcaaatagaaatgatatgaatatgcttcgcacgtgttttgatatgatatggatacgataaaactttggcatacttatctattctgaatatggttctgatatgaggatactgttcacgtgatatggttggtaccaccatgatatgatatgagtgcacccactttggaaacaaagtggtctttttacgtgttctttcctgtgtgcacactcggggctccgagattgaaaaaggggaagtttcaccacatgatactgcctggtttggccaccggggatagcacaaccctaccacgggggttaaacatggtataggatatgatatgataagatgaaaatgttcagttatgttatgccaaagtgtttttgaatatgaaattgaattgttgattttgagtatgaaaagattgaaaagtcgatCTGagtttctgataacatgtttttatgagatctgcataataaaaaaaaaataaaaaataaaaataaaaataaaatgtctttgtttctgcatactgaactttctgaaaaggctcatgtttacatactagtatatgttctctgcttactgagttgttgataactcacccctgtcttcataatatgtttcagataattttgatgctacAGCTGAGAATCAGGAATAGGGAGTATTTGCAAGTTTTGTGGATCATAGAAGACTAATTGCCTTAGGGTGCAATGACTTTTGgagaatgactttttttttggtAGTATTGATATTTCATGTGACTTTGGTATGTTGAGTAATGAATATTTCTAGTTTTGTGAAAAAGTTATGTATAACGACGAGACACCATTGATGTGCCCTTAcgtaggaacatggatatttgtgttgaacaaatagcttaatatgttatggagactctggtttattttaaactcataaatggagttgattttaggtgacatgagttaactcccCGGACCctcgggaacggggcgttacaattggtatcagagccaggtttgagattctgcagacttTATGGATTGTGGTTTTGGATATCTATTCGGTTTAGGAagtattttcatatttgatgtatagaaatttgaaaactaaGACATGATCATGGGGATATTCTAGGTTTGAGGTCCTGCAGACTAAAGGGTATAAGATTATGGAGTATGGATAGGctttaagaaatcattttcagaTTGGATGTGATAGTGGAGCGGGCTATAAGGAAGAATATCATAGGTATTCGaggttttaaaatttacaaactttagGAATGATTTTGATGTATAGGATTTTGTTGGTATATGAGTTAAATTCATGTTGTTtgtggtttggtttgattttggtgacttttattaAATAGTTTTGATGGCGTTAACGTTTTGGactttggagattaatcattatTACTGTTGCGcgtacttcttttctctttattacaggatgccacctcgtcgtcgAGAACGAAGTATGTCGGATTTGAACGTGAACGAGAACGAAAGGGGagcaaacccgagtgcttcTGAAGTGTTACGAGCAGCAGCTCATCAGTTAATAGATGATCTCACGCAAAATCCCGTGGGTCGCCAACGCAACTTTAATGAAGGTGGTGGTAACATAGAACAGTTCAATCGGATGCACCCCCCTTCATTTGATGGCAAAGGCGAACCCACTCTAGCTGAAGATTGGGTGCAAGATGTTGAAGAGATATTACGGGTGTTAACCTGCACGGATGAACAAAAGGTGGCATATGCAACATTCAAACTGACCGGTGaggcaaaaagatggtggatctCAGAAAGAACTATCCGAGAAGCAGGGGGGACAGAAATAGTCAGTTGGCCACATTTTAAGCAAATTTTTCTTGAGCGATTTTTCCCAAGCTCGGCTCGAGAGGACAAGGCAATGGAATTTGCCACTCTGGTGCAGGGATCCATGACGGTGCACCAATATGCAGCTAAATTCATTGAATTATCCCGTTTTGCTGCGTATCTGATTCCTGACGAAGAAAAGAAAGCGCGCAAATTCGAACAAGGActaaatgaaaaactttatgaacGGGTAGTGGGTTTCCAGATTCGGAATTTCTCAGAATTGGTAGATAAGGCCACCGTTTTTGAGCGAAGCCTTCAAAGGAGCGCTGCATTGCAGGATCAGAGGAAGAGGACTATTTCATCGGGGCCTCATTCTGGTATGGACCAAGGAtcgtggaaaaagagaaatgatggtAGTGGCTCGGGAAAAAGGATGATTCAGGGCACCCAACAAGCATATCAATGTAGAACTTGCAACCGAGTACATGCTGGAGTATGCAGGAAGGAAGCGGGACTATGCTACCGTTGTGGCAAATCGGGACATTATCTTAGGGATTGCCCTTTGCATTTGGATAGCAAcaggccaccaccaccacctaggACAGAAGGGACAGCGCGAGGCAACATCCAGCGCACTACTGCGCCTGCAAGGGTTTTTGCTCTGACACCTGGAGAGGCTGAGGATAGGAATGATGTGATCACGGGTATGACTTCtgtgttatgttttaagatattaatttgtgaattgaggttaagatttggaaattttagttcataaatgatgttgattgtgatcacaggtactctttctttgttttctaataatgccaCTGTGTTATTTGATTCGGGAGCGACACATTCGTTTATTTCCATGACTTATGCTCGATTTTGCACCTTAGAAACCGGAAAGTTAAAGTCCAAGTTAGTGGTTGCgaccccaacaggaaattcAGTAGTCTGTGACGAGTTTCTACCAGGGTGTCCTTTATCAATTGAGGGAAGATTGATGCCAGCAGATTTGATAGTGTTTAACatgattgggtttgatgtaattttgggtatggattggttggctTTCTACCACGCCAGCATAGACtgttttaaaaaggaagtgATATTTAGgcccccaaaagaaagtgaatttcgaTTCACAGGTTCAAAGGTGAGAATGCATCCACCCGTCATATCTGCTGTTCAAGTTGGGAAATTGTTACGAgatggttgtcagggattcttaGCCTGCGTGGTAGAAACATCAGAAGAGGAGTTGAAGTTAGGGCAGATACCTGTGGTGAGAGAATATCCAGAGGTTTTCCCAGAAGATTTACCTGGACTCCCGCCCGAGCGGGAAGTAGAGTTTACTATCGAACTAGTTCCAGGCACGACACCCCTTTCAAAAGCACCTTATCGGATGGCACCGTCGGAGTTAGTGGAACTCAAGGAACAATTACAAGACCTGTTGGATAAGGGTTTTATCAGGCCCAgtgtatcaccttggggagctccagtcctctttgtgaagaagaaggatggatcgatgaggatgtgtattgactacagggaacttaatcgtgtgaccataaagaataagtacccgctaccccgtatagaggatttgtttgatcagctccaGGGCGCtcaggtattttcaaagattgatcttcgatcggGTTACCATCAACTGAAGATCAGAGCAGAGGACGTAGCTAAGACGGCTTTCAGGACTcgttatggccattatgagtttttggtcatgcctttcgGCCTGACTAATGCCCCAGCagtattcatggatttgatgaacagggtgttccatgaatttttggataagtttgtagttgtttttattgatgatatattggtATACTCCAAAAGCAAATCTGAGCATGAGGAACATTTGAGGCtagtacttgggacactcagagataaaaagttgtttgctaagttgaagaagtgcGAATTTTGGCTTAATTCAATCGCAtttctggggcatgtagtttcgaAAGATGGCATTTCAGTGGACTCGGGAAAAGTTGAGGCAGTGGTTAATTGGCCGACGCCGAGGAATGTGCATGAGgttagaagtttcttgggattggcgggttattaccgtcgattcattgatggtttcGCCAAAATAGCAGTTCCTCTCACAGCACTCACCAGAAagaataataagtttgaatggacaaCAAAGTGTGAAGGAAGCTTCCAGGAGTTGAAGCGGAGATTAGTGACAGCTCCAGTGTTAACAGTCCCCACGGCTAGAGGGGGGTTTGTAGTTTATAGCGATGCATCAAGGCTAGGTTTGGGGTGCgtactgatgcaacatgggaaggttatagcatACGCCTCACGCCAACTGAAAGCGTAcgagcagaattatcccacgcatgatctGGAGCTTGcggcagtcatttttgcacttaagatttggagacactatctgtatggggaaaagtgcgaaatttatacagatcacaagagtttgaaatatttcttcacccaaaaggaattaaatatgaggcagaggagatggctcgagttgatcaaggattatgactgcaccatcaattatcacccaggcaaagctaatgttgtagccgacgCTTTAAGTAGGAAGTCTGTGGGACCAGCAGTTGCAGCCCTTACCACTCAACATAGGTTGTTAATGGACCTAGAAAGAGCCGGTATTGAGGTTATCACTAGTGATACAAGTACTTTCTTGGCCAATTTGAGAGTTCAACCAACCTTAATTGATAGAATCAAAACTGCTCAGAAGGTGGATTT encodes:
- the LOC121255315 gene encoding uncharacterized protein LOC121255315 → MSDLNVNENERGANPSASEVLRAAAHQLIDDLTQNPVGRQRNFNEGGGNIEQFNRMHPPSFDGKGEPTLAEDWVQDVEEILRVLTCTDEQKVAYATFKLTGEAKRWWISERTIREAGGTEIVSWPHFKQIFLERFFPSSAREDKAMEFATLVQGSMTVHQYAAKFIELSRFAAYLIPDEEKKARKFEQGLNEKLYERVVGFQIRNFSELVDKATVFERSLQRSAALQDQRKRTISSGPHSGMDQGSWKKRNDGSGSGKRMIQGTQQAYQCRTCNRVHAGVCRKEAGLCYRCGKSGHYLRDCPLHLDSNRPPPPPRTEGTARGNIQRTTAPARVFALTPGEAEDRNDVITGMTSVNRKVKVQVSGCDPNRKFSSL